One window from the genome of Pyrus communis chromosome 16, drPyrComm1.1, whole genome shotgun sequence encodes:
- the LOC137720213 gene encoding uncharacterized protein — protein sequence MSWFRAGSGVAKLAIRRSLSNSGSYAARRRVLPSQSRDFHTTIPKSKAAPVPRPVPLSRLTDSFLDGTSSVYLEGLQRAWEADPNSVDESWDNFFRNFVGQASTSPGISGQTIQESMRLLLLVRAYQVNGHMKAKLDPLGLEEREIPDDLDPALYGFTEADLDREFFLGVWRMAGFLSENRPVQTLRSILTRLEQAYCGTIGYEYMHIADRERCNWLRDKIETPTSMQYNRQRREVILDRLIWSTQFENFLATKWTAAKRFGLEGGETLIPGMKEMFDRSADLGVESIVIGMSHRGRLNVLGNVVRKPLRHIFSEFSGGTKPVDEDGLYTGTGDVKYHLGTSYDRPTRGGKRIHLSLVANPSHLEAVDPVVVGKTRAKQYYSNDEDRTKNMGVLIHGDGSFAGQGVVYETLHLSALPNYTTGGTIHIVVNNQVAFTTDPMSGRSSQYCTDVAKALNAPIFHVNADDVEAVVHVCELAAEWRQTFHSDVVVDLVCYRRFGHNEIDEPSFTQPKMYKVIRNHPSALTIYQNKLLESGQVAKEDIERIQSKVNEILNEEFLASKDYTLQRRDWLSSHWSGYKSPEQISRIRNTGVKPEILKSVGKAVTALPETLKPHRAVKKVYEQRAQMIATGEGIDWAVAEALAFATLLVEGNHVRLSGQDVERGTFSHRHSVIHDQETGEKYCPLDHITAGQDEEMFTVSNSSLSEFGVLGFELGYSMESPNALVIWEAQFGDFANGAQVIFDQFLSSGESKWLRQTGLVVLLPHGYDGQGPEHSSARLERFLQMSDDHPFVIPEMDPTLRKQIQECNWQVVNVTTPANYFHVLRRQLHREFRKPLIVMAPKNLLRHKDCKSNLSEFDDVQGHPGFDKQGTRFKRLIKDQNDHSDLEEGIRRLVLCSGKVYYELDEERRKVEAKDVAICRVEQLCPFPYDLIQRELKRYPNAEIVWVQEEPMNMGAYNYIAPRLSTAMKSLGRGTFDDIKYVGRAPSAATATGFYTVHLKEQSEIVHKAVQKEPIEFPS from the exons ATGTCGTGGTTTAGAGCTGGGTCTGGCGTGGCAAAGCTCGCCATTAGGAGAAGTTTATCGAATAGCGGGTCCTATGCGGCTAGGAGGCGGGTTCTTCCATCCCAAAGCCGAGACTTTCACACCACAATACCTAAATCGAAGGCTGCCCCGGTTCCACGACCTGTACCCCTCTCTAGGCTAACTGATAGTTTCTTAGATGGAACCAGCAGTGTTTATTTGGAGGGGCTTCAGAGGGCTTGGGAAGCCGACCCCAATAGCGTTGATGAGTCGTGGGACAATTTCTTTAGGAATTTTGTGGGTCAGGCCTCTACCTCGCCTGGAATTTCGGGGCAGACCATTCAAGAGAGTATGCGTCTGTTGTTGCTTGTGAGGGCATACCAGGTCAATGGTCATATGAAAGCTAAATTGGACCCTTTGGgtttggaagagagagaaatcCCTGATGATCTTGACCCTGCTCTATATGGGTTCACTGAGGCTGATCTTGATAGAGAGTTCTTTTTGGGGGTCTGGAGGATGGCTGGGTTTTTGTCTGAGAACCGTCCTGTGCAGACCCTTAGGTCCATATTGACCCGGCTTGAGCAGGCTTACTGTGGGACCATTGGGTATGAGTATATGCACATTGCAGATCGTGAGAGATGTAACTGGTTGAGAGACAAGATTGAGACTCCTACATCAATGCAATATAATAGGCAGCGTCGTGAGGTTATTCTTGATAGGCTTATTTGGAGTACACAGTTTGAGAACTTCTTAGCCACTAAGTGGACAGCGGCAAAGAGGTTTGGGCTTGAAGGGGGAGAAACTCTTATTCCTGGCATGAAGGAGATGTTTGATAGGTCTGCTGATCTCGGGGTTGAGAGCATAGTTATTGGAATGTCTCACAGAGGCAGACTGAATGTATTGGGTAATGTGGTTCGGAAACCTTTGCGTCACATATTTAGTGAATTCAGTGGTGGAACAAAGCCCGTGGATGAAGATGGGCTCTACACAGGGACTGGTGATGTCAAGTATCACCTGGGAACCTCTTATGATCGACCCACTAGAGGTGGGAAGAGAATCCATTTATCTTTGGTTGCAAATCCAAGTCACTTGGAAGCAGTGGACCCTGTTGTTGTTGGAAAAACTAGAGCAAAACAATATTATTCAAATGATGAAGACAGGACCAAGAATATGGGTGTCTTGATTCATGGAGATGGTAGCTTTGCTGGACAAGGTGTGGTCTACGAGACTCTTCATCTAAGTGCTCTTCCGAACTATACCACTGGTGGGACTATACACATTGTGGTGAACAACCAAGTTGCGTTCACAACTGATCCAATGTCTGGAAGATCGTCACAGTATTGTACTGATGTTGCCAAAGCATTGAATGCCCCTATTTTTCATGTAAATGCTGATGATGTGGAGGCAGTCGTTCATGTGTGTGAGCTTGCAGCTGAATGGCGCCAGACCTTCCATTCTGATGTTGTGGTTGATTTAGTGTGCTATCGTCGATTTGGGCATAATGAGATTGATGAGCCCTCTTTCACGCAGCCCAAAATGTACAAG GTTATTCGGAATCATCCCTCAGCTCTAACAATCTACCAGAACAAACTTCTAGAGTCTGGACAAGTAGCCAAAGAAGACATTGAAAGGATACAAAGCAAGGTTAATGAAATTCTCAATGAAGAATTCTTGGCTAGCAAGGATTACACTCTTCAAAGAAGGGACTGGCTTTCATCCCATTGGTCTGGATATAAGTCACCTGAACAGATTTCTCGTATCCGGAATACTGG GGTAAAACCAGAGATTTTGAAGAGTGTTGGCAAAGCAGTTACAGCCCTTCCAGAAACTTTAAAGCCTCACAGGGCAGTAAAGAAGGTGTATGAACAACGTGCACAAATGATTGCAACTGGTGAAGGAATTGATTGGGCAGTGGCGGAAGCACTTGCCTTTGCTACACTACTAGTAGAAGGTAACCATGTTCGACTGAGTGGTCAGGATGTTGAAAGAGGTACATTTAGTCATCGGCATTCTGTTATTCACGACCAGGAAACTGGGGAAAAGTATTGCCCTCTTGACCATATTACGGCTGGCCAAGATGAGGAAATGTTTACAGTTAGCAACAG CTCACTCTCGGAGTTTGGTGTTCTTGGATTTGAATTGGGTTACTCGATGGAGAGTCCAAATGCTTTAGTGATCTGGGAAGCTCAATTTGGTGATTTTGCAAACGGAGCTCAAGTTATCTTTGATCAGTTTTTGAGTAGTGGGGAGTCCAAGTGGCTTCGTCAAACTGGgcttgttgtgctgcttcctcatGGTTACGATGGCCAGGGCCCTGAACATTCTAGTGCCCGACTGGAGCGATTTCTTCAG ATGAGTGATGACCATCCTTTTGTCATACCTGAGATGGATCCCACACTTCGAAAGCAAATTCAGGAATGCAATTGGCAGGTTGTGAACGTGACAACTCCTGCCAACTACTTCCATGTTCTGCGTCGTCAG TTACACAGGGAATTCCGCAAGCCTCTTATTGTGATGGCTCCTAAAAACCTGTTACGGCACAAGGATTGCAAATCAAATCTATCTGAGTTTGATGATGTGCAAGGTCACCCAGGTTTTGACAAGCAGGGGACCAGATTTAAGCGCCTCATAAAGGACCAGAATGACCACTCTGATCTGGAGGAGGGTATTAGACGGCTGGTCCTGTGCTCCGGCAAG GTCTATTATGAGCTTGATGAAGAGCGAAGAAAGGTTGAAGCAAAGGATGTCGCAATTTGTAGAGTGGAACAGCTTTGCCCTTTCCCGTATGACCTCATCCAGAGAGAGCTGAAGCGATATCCAA ATGCTGAGATAGTTTGGGTCCAGGAAGAGCCGATGAACATGGGCGCCTACAACTATATTGCACCCCGCCTTAGCACTGCCATGAAGTCCCTGGGTAGAGGAACTTTCGACGACATCAAATATGTTGGCCGTGCTCCATCAGCTGCCACGGCCACTGGTTTCTATACAGTTCATTTGAAGGAACAAAGTGAGATTGTACACAAAGCGGTACAGAAGGAGCCAATTGAGTTTCCCAGTTGA
- the LOC137720644 gene encoding ras-related protein RABE1a-like has product MATAQPARGRTDYDYLIKLLLIGDSGVGKSCLLLRFSDGSFTTSFITTIGIDFKIRTIEHDGKRIKLQIWDTAGQERFRTITTAYYRGAMGILLVYDVTDESSFNNIRNWIRNIEQHASVNVNKILVGNKADMDESRRAVPTSRGQALADEFGIKFFETSAKTNLNVEEVFFSIARDIKQRLAESDARGTEPQTLRINEDRADGQAAQNSSCCG; this is encoded by the exons ATGGCGACTGCGCAACCGGCAAGGGGTCGGACCGATTACGATTATCTCATCAAGCTTCTCCTCATTGGGGACAGTG GTGTTGGCAAGAGTTGTCTGCTTTTGCGTTTCTCTGACGGCTCCTTCACAACAAGTTTTATCACCACTATTGG GATTGATTTCAAGATAAGAACAATCGAGCATGATGGCAAACGGATTAAATTGCAAATCTGGGATACAGCTGGTCAAGAACGATTTCGAACAATTACAACAG CTTACTATCGAGGAGCCATGGGTATTTTGTTGGTGTATGATGTTACCGATGAGTCATCTTTCAACA ACATTAGAAACTGGATTCGCAACATTGAGCAGCATGCTTCTGTCAATGTCAACAAGATTCTGGTGGGAAACAAAGCTGATATGGATGAAAGCAGAAGG GCTGTGCCGACGTCTAGGGGTCAAGCTCTTGCTGATGAGTTTGGTATCAAGTTCTTTGAAACT AGTGCAAAGACAAACCTGAATGTGGAGGAGGTCTTTTTTTCAATAGCCAGGGATATCAAACAGAGACTTGCAGAATCTGATGCTAGGGGCACTGAG CCTCAGACACTTAGGATTAACGAAGACAGAGCCGATGGTCAAGCTGCGCAAAACTCATCATGCTGCGGTTAG
- the LOC137720276 gene encoding small ribosomal subunit protein uS8z/uS8w-like, whose amino-acid sequence MRVSVLNDALKSMYNAEKRGKRQVMIRPSSKVIVKFLLVMQKHGYIGEFEYVDDHRAGKIVVELNGRLNKCGVISPRFDVGVKEIEGWTARLLPSRQFGYIVLTTSAGIMDHEEARRKNVGGKVLGFFY is encoded by the exons ATGAGAGTTAGCGTTCTGAATGATGCTCTTAAGAGCATGTACAATGCTGAGAAAAGGGGCAAGCGCCAGGTCATGATCAGACCATCATCCAAGGTCATCGTCAAGTTTCTTTTGGTGATGCAAAAGCATG GATACATTGGCGAGTTTGAGTATGTTGATGATCACAGGGCTGGTAAAATTGTGGTCGAGCTGAATGGAAGGCTTAACAAGTGTGGGGTTATCAGCCCTCGTTTTGATGTTGGCGTTAAGGAGATTGAGGGATGGACTGCAAGGTTGCTTCCCTCTAGACAG TTTGGATACATTGTGCTGACAACATCTGCTGGCATTATGGACCACGAGGAGGCTAGAAGAAAGAATGTCGGTGGTAAAGTGCTTGGTTTCTTTTACTAG
- the LOC137720469 gene encoding transcription factor bHLH111-like isoform X3, with translation MRNTDLLPSLSSHLYSCENNIDVQMTNWDAQMDMNSKIEFCMGSNASESDNHDNMRAADYSLPLQQSSSLITYQPAVNYPSGSLRYDVISEQSMFLDKKISAPQFQADCHAMQNARKRPIEVDDFGGLVGDRTSLNELYKHKRSKMTNNNSQQQWHQQLQENSMEQQNNKKLHHVPVRRSQKLSDKITALQKLVSPYGKTDTASVLQEASTYIMLLQEQIQNLLRMLGSSYKNAAALHPQESGSGQALDLRSKGLCLVPVSITQKVTMEEGSDHLATSRKIVIANNF, from the exons ATGAGAAACACTGATCTCCTTCCATCTCTATCCTCCCATCTTTACAGCTGCG AAAACAATATTGATGTTCAGATGACAAATTGGGATGCACAAATGGACATGAACAGCAAAAT TGAGTTTTGCATGGGATCCAACGCATCCGAAAGTGACAACCATGATAACATGAGAGCTGCAGACTATTCTCTTCCTCTGCAGCAGTCATCATCCCTCATTACCTATCAACCTGCAG TTAATTATCCATCTGGTTCGTTGAGATATGATGTCATTTCAGAGCAGTCAATGTTCCTGGACAAAAAGATTTCAGCCCCCCAATTTCAAGCA GATTGCCACGCCATGCAAAATGCAAGGAAACGTCCAATTGAGGTTGATGACTTTGGTGGTCTTGTTGGTGACAGAACATCTCTCAACGAATTATACAAACATAAGAGAAGCAAGATGACAAATAATAATTCTCAACAACAATGGCATCAACAGCTCCAAGAAAACTCAATGGAGCAACAAAACAATAAG aagTTGCATCATGTGCCTGTGAGAAGAAGCCAAAAGCTTAGTGACAAAATCACAGCTCTCCAAAAATTGGTTTCCCCCTACGGCAAG ACTGACACTGCCTCAGTTCTTCAAGAGGCTTCCACATATATCATGCTCCTCCAAGAACAAATTCAG AATCTGCTAAGGATGCTTGGTAGTTCATACAAGAATGCTGCGGCTCTTCACCCACAG GAATCTGGGAGTGGGCAGGCGCTTGACCTCAGAAGCAAAGGCCTTTGCTTGGTTCCTGTGTCAATTACTCAGAAAGTGACTATGGAAGAGGGTTCTGATCATCTTGCTACATCAAGAAAAATTGTCATAGCTAATAACTTCTAG
- the LOC137720469 gene encoding transcription factor bHLH111-like isoform X2 translates to MRNTDLLPSLSSHLYSCENNIDVQMTNWDAQMDMNSKIEFCMGSNASESDNHDNMRAADYSLPLQQSSSLITYQPAVNYPSGSLRYDVISEQSMFLDKKISAPQFQADCHAMQNARKRPIEVDDFGGLVGDRTSLNELYKHKRSKMTNNNSQQQWHQQLQENSMEQQNNKLHHVPVRRSQKLSDKITALQKLVSPYGKTDTASVLQEASTYIMLLQEQIQQNLLRMLGSSYKNAAALHPQESGSGQALDLRSKGLCLVPVSITQKVTMEEGSDHLATSRKIVIANNF, encoded by the exons ATGAGAAACACTGATCTCCTTCCATCTCTATCCTCCCATCTTTACAGCTGCG AAAACAATATTGATGTTCAGATGACAAATTGGGATGCACAAATGGACATGAACAGCAAAAT TGAGTTTTGCATGGGATCCAACGCATCCGAAAGTGACAACCATGATAACATGAGAGCTGCAGACTATTCTCTTCCTCTGCAGCAGTCATCATCCCTCATTACCTATCAACCTGCAG TTAATTATCCATCTGGTTCGTTGAGATATGATGTCATTTCAGAGCAGTCAATGTTCCTGGACAAAAAGATTTCAGCCCCCCAATTTCAAGCA GATTGCCACGCCATGCAAAATGCAAGGAAACGTCCAATTGAGGTTGATGACTTTGGTGGTCTTGTTGGTGACAGAACATCTCTCAACGAATTATACAAACATAAGAGAAGCAAGATGACAAATAATAATTCTCAACAACAATGGCATCAACAGCTCCAAGAAAACTCAATGGAGCAACAAAACAATAAG TTGCATCATGTGCCTGTGAGAAGAAGCCAAAAGCTTAGTGACAAAATCACAGCTCTCCAAAAATTGGTTTCCCCCTACGGCAAG ACTGACACTGCCTCAGTTCTTCAAGAGGCTTCCACATATATCATGCTCCTCCAAGAACAAATTCAG cAGAATCTGCTAAGGATGCTTGGTAGTTCATACAAGAATGCTGCGGCTCTTCACCCACAG GAATCTGGGAGTGGGCAGGCGCTTGACCTCAGAAGCAAAGGCCTTTGCTTGGTTCCTGTGTCAATTACTCAGAAAGTGACTATGGAAGAGGGTTCTGATCATCTTGCTACATCAAGAAAAATTGTCATAGCTAATAACTTCTAG
- the LOC137720469 gene encoding transcription factor bHLH113-like isoform X1 codes for MRNTDLLPSLSSHLYSCENNIDVQMTNWDAQMDMNSKIEFCMGSNASESDNHDNMRAADYSLPLQQSSSLITYQPAVNYPSGSLRYDVISEQSMFLDKKISAPQFQADCHAMQNARKRPIEVDDFGGLVGDRTSLNELYKHKRSKMTNNNSQQQWHQQLQENSMEQQNNKKLHHVPVRRSQKLSDKITALQKLVSPYGKTDTASVLQEASTYIMLLQEQIQQNLLRMLGSSYKNAAALHPQESGSGQALDLRSKGLCLVPVSITQKVTMEEGSDHLATSRKIVIANNF; via the exons ATGAGAAACACTGATCTCCTTCCATCTCTATCCTCCCATCTTTACAGCTGCG AAAACAATATTGATGTTCAGATGACAAATTGGGATGCACAAATGGACATGAACAGCAAAAT TGAGTTTTGCATGGGATCCAACGCATCCGAAAGTGACAACCATGATAACATGAGAGCTGCAGACTATTCTCTTCCTCTGCAGCAGTCATCATCCCTCATTACCTATCAACCTGCAG TTAATTATCCATCTGGTTCGTTGAGATATGATGTCATTTCAGAGCAGTCAATGTTCCTGGACAAAAAGATTTCAGCCCCCCAATTTCAAGCA GATTGCCACGCCATGCAAAATGCAAGGAAACGTCCAATTGAGGTTGATGACTTTGGTGGTCTTGTTGGTGACAGAACATCTCTCAACGAATTATACAAACATAAGAGAAGCAAGATGACAAATAATAATTCTCAACAACAATGGCATCAACAGCTCCAAGAAAACTCAATGGAGCAACAAAACAATAAG aagTTGCATCATGTGCCTGTGAGAAGAAGCCAAAAGCTTAGTGACAAAATCACAGCTCTCCAAAAATTGGTTTCCCCCTACGGCAAG ACTGACACTGCCTCAGTTCTTCAAGAGGCTTCCACATATATCATGCTCCTCCAAGAACAAATTCAG cAGAATCTGCTAAGGATGCTTGGTAGTTCATACAAGAATGCTGCGGCTCTTCACCCACAG GAATCTGGGAGTGGGCAGGCGCTTGACCTCAGAAGCAAAGGCCTTTGCTTGGTTCCTGTGTCAATTACTCAGAAAGTGACTATGGAAGAGGGTTCTGATCATCTTGCTACATCAAGAAAAATTGTCATAGCTAATAACTTCTAG
- the LOC137720469 gene encoding transcription factor bHLH113-like isoform X4, producing MTNWDAQMDMNSKIEFCMGSNASESDNHDNMRAADYSLPLQQSSSLITYQPAVNYPSGSLRYDVISEQSMFLDKKISAPQFQADCHAMQNARKRPIEVDDFGGLVGDRTSLNELYKHKRSKMTNNNSQQQWHQQLQENSMEQQNNKKLHHVPVRRSQKLSDKITALQKLVSPYGKTDTASVLQEASTYIMLLQEQIQQNLLRMLGSSYKNAAALHPQESGSGQALDLRSKGLCLVPVSITQKVTMEEGSDHLATSRKIVIANNF from the exons ATGACAAATTGGGATGCACAAATGGACATGAACAGCAAAAT TGAGTTTTGCATGGGATCCAACGCATCCGAAAGTGACAACCATGATAACATGAGAGCTGCAGACTATTCTCTTCCTCTGCAGCAGTCATCATCCCTCATTACCTATCAACCTGCAG TTAATTATCCATCTGGTTCGTTGAGATATGATGTCATTTCAGAGCAGTCAATGTTCCTGGACAAAAAGATTTCAGCCCCCCAATTTCAAGCA GATTGCCACGCCATGCAAAATGCAAGGAAACGTCCAATTGAGGTTGATGACTTTGGTGGTCTTGTTGGTGACAGAACATCTCTCAACGAATTATACAAACATAAGAGAAGCAAGATGACAAATAATAATTCTCAACAACAATGGCATCAACAGCTCCAAGAAAACTCAATGGAGCAACAAAACAATAAG aagTTGCATCATGTGCCTGTGAGAAGAAGCCAAAAGCTTAGTGACAAAATCACAGCTCTCCAAAAATTGGTTTCCCCCTACGGCAAG ACTGACACTGCCTCAGTTCTTCAAGAGGCTTCCACATATATCATGCTCCTCCAAGAACAAATTCAG cAGAATCTGCTAAGGATGCTTGGTAGTTCATACAAGAATGCTGCGGCTCTTCACCCACAG GAATCTGGGAGTGGGCAGGCGCTTGACCTCAGAAGCAAAGGCCTTTGCTTGGTTCCTGTGTCAATTACTCAGAAAGTGACTATGGAAGAGGGTTCTGATCATCTTGCTACATCAAGAAAAATTGTCATAGCTAATAACTTCTAG
- the LOC137720470 gene encoding actin-depolymerizing factor 1-like encodes MANARSGMAMHDECKLKFLELKAKRTYRFIVYKIEEKQNEVIVEKLGEPTDSYEDFSASLPPNECRYAVYDFDYVTEENCQKSRIIFVAWSPDTAKVRSKMIYASSKDTFKRELDGIQMELQATDPTEVGLDVIRSRAN; translated from the exons ATG GCAAATGCAAGATCCGGGATGGCTATGCATGACGAATGCAAGCTAAAGTTTTTAGAATTGAAGGCAAAAAGAACTTACCGCTTCATAGTTTACAAGATCGAGGAGAAGCAAAATGAGGTTATAGTGGAAAAGCTTGGCGAGCCAACTGACAGCTATGAGGATTTCTCTGCAAGCCTCCCTCCTAACGAGTGCCGATACGCTGTTTATGACTTTGATTACGTGACGGAGGAGAACTGCCAGAAGAGCCGGATTATTTTCGTTGCTTG GTCCCCTGACACGGCGAAGGTGAGAAGCAAGATGATTTACGCGAGTTCGAAGGACACGTTTAAGAGAGAGTTGGACGGAATTCAGATGGAGTTGCAAGCTACTGATCCAACCGAAGTGGGTCTCGATGTTATTAGAAGCCGTGCTAATTGA
- the LOC137719400 gene encoding protein ALP1-like, with protein MGPIRGSRRKKKVDQNVLAASDPQTLECWWDGFSQRITGQSKSKGALKFESFFKISIKTFAYICSLVKEDMMARSTFCYSNNKPLCLNDQVAIALRRLSSGDSLCSIGECFGMNQSTVSHITWRFVEVMEEKALHHLSWPKEQGEMEEIKSKFEKIRGLPNCCGAIDITHIMMTLPSADSSDDVWLDGEENCSMILQAIVDPDMRFRNIITGWPGSLSDDIVLKSSGFFKMSEEGDCLNGEKLVLSQGTELREYIVGDSGFPLLPWLLTPYNGRGRLWEHESDFNKRISATQMVAQRALVRLKEMWKIIQGVMWKPDKNKLPRIILVCCILHNIVIDMEDKVQDEMPSSRHHDPGYHQQICESAADGTAFQLRENLSIYLAGRLSP; from the exons ATGGGACCGATCAGAGGGTccaggaggaagaagaaggttgaCCAGAATGTGTTAGCTGCTTCAGACCCTCAGACCCTGGAATGTTGGTGGGATGGCTTCTCTCAGAGAATTACTG GTCAATCAAAATCTAAAGGAGCATTGAAATTTGAATCTTTCTTCAAAATTTCGATAAAGACATTCGCCTACATCTGTTCGCTTGTAAAGGAAGATATGATGGCCAGGTCAACCTTCTGCTACTCAAATAACAAGCCATTATGTCTGAATGACCAAGTTGCTATCGCTCTTAGGAGGCTCAGCTCGGGTGATTCATTGTGCAGCATCGGTGAATGCTTTGGCATGAACCAATCCACTGTTTCGCACATAACCTGGCGGTTTGTGGAAGTAATGGAAGAAAAAGCTCTGCACCATCTGTCATGGCCTAAAGAGCAGGGTGAAATGGAGGAGATAAAGTCCAAGTTTGAGAAAATTCGCGGCCTTCCAAATTGCTGCGGTGCAATTGACATCACACACATCATGATGACTCTGCCTTCAGCGGACTCATCAGATGATGTCTGGCTCGATGGCGAGGAAAACTGCAGCATGATCTTGCAGGCAATTGTTGATCCAGACATGAGGTTCCGTAACATAATCACAGGATGGCCAGGAAGTCTGAGTGATGACATAGTCCTCAAAAGCTCAGGTTTTTTCAAGATGTCCGAAGAAGGAGATTGCTTAAATGGGGAGAAGTTGGTGCTTTCACAAGGAACAGAACTGAGAGAATACATAGTAGGAGATTCCGGCTTTCCTCTTTTGCCGTGGCTTCTCACTCCTTACAACGGAAGAGGCCGCCTCTGGGAGCATGAGTCTGATTTCAACAAGCGGATTTCTGCAACGCAGATGGTGGCGCAAAGGGCGTTGGTGAGGCTGAAAGAGATGTGGAAGATAATTCAGGGCGTAATGTGGAAGCCGGATAAGAACAAGCTGCCGAGGATTATTCTTGTTTGCTGTATACTGCACAATATAGTGATTGATATGGAGGATAAGGTGCAAGATGAAATGCCATCGTCTCGCCATCATGATCCCGGTTACCACCAACAAATTTGTGAATCTGCCGCTGACGGTACGGCCTTTCAACTGAGAGAGAATCTCTCTATATACTTAGCCGGAAGATTGTCTCCCTGA